The following are encoded together in the Drosophila sechellia strain sech25 chromosome 3R, ASM438219v1, whole genome shotgun sequence genome:
- the LOC6614220 gene encoding facilitated trehalose transporter Tret1-2 homolog isoform X2 — MMSLTHGISLGWFSPTLPTLISDNSPIGHPIDISEVKWIGAAFGIGCLICNMLICVPVSYFGIKKCMYFVPLPNILNWILIYFASKSLYFYVCRVLLGFSGGTLVVCFPVFIAEVSDNSVRGTLGSFFMMTLCSGITVGFVLVYCLSYHVLPCVVIFLPILYLCLIIPLPEPPQDLLKRGYEEKAEKSFCFYKNLSKDPAQQAENKAEFDILRNKVLASGITEKITSADFFNKVSGKAFGLIAVLLLSNQMSGSFAIFNYSSTIFEQLGSRMEPNLCGIFLGVVQIFGLISAVLLVDRVGRRLLLIPSLAGMGLAELGVGLLKSFASQDFLHNNGWIALTLMGIVSFTASAGIVALTFVIIVELLPFKIRAPGISISMCGLSLSVFIALITYPVLINDYGVHITMFVSASFCLLGLAVLGIFLPETRGKSITQ, encoded by the exons ATGATGTCGTTGACTCATGGGATATCCCTAGGATGGTTCTCGCCCACTCTGCCCACTCTCATCTCCGACAACAGTCCAATTGGCCATCCAATTGACATCAGCGAGGTGAAGTG GATCGGTGCTGCTTTTGGAATTGGGTGTCTGATTTGTAATATGCTAATTTGCGTCCCGGTCTCGTATTTCGGAATTAAGAAGTGCATGTACTTTGTGCCCCTACCAAATATC CTTAATTGGATCTTGATCTACTTCGCAAGCAAATCACTGTATTTTTATGTGTGCCGCGTCCTTTTGGGATTTTCTGGTGGCACTTTGGTGGTTTGCTTTCCTGTATTTATCGCGGAAGTATCTGATAATAG CGTTCGTGGAACTCTAGGCTCTTTTTTTATGATGACACTCTGTAGTGGTATCACAGTGGGATTTGTATTGGTCTATTGCCTATCCTACCATGTGCTTCCATGCGTCGTCATTTTCCTGCCAATTCTATATTTGTGCCTGATAATTCCGCTTCCTGAGCCTCCACAGGACCTTCTGAAACGGGGCTATGAAGAAAAGGCCGAAAAGTCCTTTTGCTTTTACAAGAACTTATCGAAGGATCCAGCGCAACAGGCCGAAAATAAAGCTGAATTTGACATATTGCGAAATAAAGTTCTCGCCAGCGGCATAACTGAAAAGATTACTAGTGCTGATTTCT TTAACAAGGTCTCGGGAAAAGCATTTGGACTGATCGCCGTTTTGCTACTCTCCAATCAGATGTCGGGATCCTTTGCCATCTTCAACTATTCGTCGACCATCTTCGAGCAACTAGGTAGCAGGATGGAGCCCAATCTATGTGGCATATTTCTGGGTGTTGTGCAGATTTTTGGTTTGATCAGCGCCGTTTTGCTGGTGGACCGCGTGGGTCGTCGGCTCCTTTTGATCCCATCGCTGGCCGGAATGGGTTTGGctgagctgggagtgggtctGCTGAAGTCCTTTGCCTCGCAGGACTTTTTACACAACAATGGTTGGATTGCACTAACCCTAATGGGCATTGTGTCCTTCACGGCGTCAGCGGGCATAGTGGCTCTTACCTTTGTCATCATAGTTGAGCTTTTGCCCTTTAAG ATTCGCGCCCCTGGCATCTCCATCAGTATGTGCGGACTCAGTTTATCCGTATTCATTGCCCTCATCACTTATCCCGTCCTGATCAACGATTATGGAGTGCATATCACAATGTTTGTGTCAGCGAGTTTCTGTCTACTAGGTTTGGCAGTTCTGGGGATATTTTTGCCTGAGACCAGGGGCAAGAGCATTACCCAATGA
- the LOC6614220 gene encoding facilitated trehalose transporter Tret1-2 homolog isoform X3 produces the protein MMTLCSGITVGFVLVYCLSYHVLPCVVIFLPILYLCLIIPLPEPPQDLLKRGYEEKAEKSFCFYKNLSKDPAQQAENKAEFDILRNKVLASGITEKITSADFFNKVSGKAFGLIAVLLLSNQMSGSFAIFNYSSTIFEQLGSRMEPNLCGIFLGVVQIFGLISAVLLVDRVGRRLLLIPSLAGMGLAELGVGLLKSFASQDFLHNNGWIALTLMGIVSFTASAGIVALTFVIIVELLPFKIRAPGISISMCGLSLSVFIALITYPVLINDYGVHITMFVSASFCLLGLAVLGIFLPETRGKSITQ, from the exons ATGATGACACTCTGTAGTGGTATCACAGTGGGATTTGTATTGGTCTATTGCCTATCCTACCATGTGCTTCCATGCGTCGTCATTTTCCTGCCAATTCTATATTTGTGCCTGATAATTCCGCTTCCTGAGCCTCCACAGGACCTTCTGAAACGGGGCTATGAAGAAAAGGCCGAAAAGTCCTTTTGCTTTTACAAGAACTTATCGAAGGATCCAGCGCAACAGGCCGAAAATAAAGCTGAATTTGACATATTGCGAAATAAAGTTCTCGCCAGCGGCATAACTGAAAAGATTACTAGTGCTGATTTCT TTAACAAGGTCTCGGGAAAAGCATTTGGACTGATCGCCGTTTTGCTACTCTCCAATCAGATGTCGGGATCCTTTGCCATCTTCAACTATTCGTCGACCATCTTCGAGCAACTAGGTAGCAGGATGGAGCCCAATCTATGTGGCATATTTCTGGGTGTTGTGCAGATTTTTGGTTTGATCAGCGCCGTTTTGCTGGTGGACCGCGTGGGTCGTCGGCTCCTTTTGATCCCATCGCTGGCCGGAATGGGTTTGGctgagctgggagtgggtctGCTGAAGTCCTTTGCCTCGCAGGACTTTTTACACAACAATGGTTGGATTGCACTAACCCTAATGGGCATTGTGTCCTTCACGGCGTCAGCGGGCATAGTGGCTCTTACCTTTGTCATCATAGTTGAGCTTTTGCCCTTTAAG ATTCGCGCCCCTGGCATCTCCATCAGTATGTGCGGACTCAGTTTATCCGTATTCATTGCCCTCATCACTTATCCCGTCCTGATCAACGATTATGGAGTGCATATCACAATGTTTGTGTCAGCGAGTTTCTGTCTACTAGGTTTGGCAGTTCTGGGGATATTTTTGCCTGAGACCAGGGGCAAGAGCATTACCCAATGA
- the LOC6614220 gene encoding facilitated trehalose transporter Tret1-2 homolog isoform X1, with translation MQICSRRTRWQLLSTMILCMMSLTHGISLGWFSPTLPTLISDNSPIGHPIDISEVKWIGAAFGIGCLICNMLICVPVSYFGIKKCMYFVPLPNILNWILIYFASKSLYFYVCRVLLGFSGGTLVVCFPVFIAEVSDNSVRGTLGSFFMMTLCSGITVGFVLVYCLSYHVLPCVVIFLPILYLCLIIPLPEPPQDLLKRGYEEKAEKSFCFYKNLSKDPAQQAENKAEFDILRNKVLASGITEKITSADFFNKVSGKAFGLIAVLLLSNQMSGSFAIFNYSSTIFEQLGSRMEPNLCGIFLGVVQIFGLISAVLLVDRVGRRLLLIPSLAGMGLAELGVGLLKSFASQDFLHNNGWIALTLMGIVSFTASAGIVALTFVIIVELLPFKIRAPGISISMCGLSLSVFIALITYPVLINDYGVHITMFVSASFCLLGLAVLGIFLPETRGKSITQ, from the exons ATGCAAATCTGTAGCAGACGCACCCGCTGGCAGTTGCTTTCCACCATGATAC tgtgcATGATGTCGTTGACTCATGGGATATCCCTAGGATGGTTCTCGCCCACTCTGCCCACTCTCATCTCCGACAACAGTCCAATTGGCCATCCAATTGACATCAGCGAGGTGAAGTG GATCGGTGCTGCTTTTGGAATTGGGTGTCTGATTTGTAATATGCTAATTTGCGTCCCGGTCTCGTATTTCGGAATTAAGAAGTGCATGTACTTTGTGCCCCTACCAAATATC CTTAATTGGATCTTGATCTACTTCGCAAGCAAATCACTGTATTTTTATGTGTGCCGCGTCCTTTTGGGATTTTCTGGTGGCACTTTGGTGGTTTGCTTTCCTGTATTTATCGCGGAAGTATCTGATAATAG CGTTCGTGGAACTCTAGGCTCTTTTTTTATGATGACACTCTGTAGTGGTATCACAGTGGGATTTGTATTGGTCTATTGCCTATCCTACCATGTGCTTCCATGCGTCGTCATTTTCCTGCCAATTCTATATTTGTGCCTGATAATTCCGCTTCCTGAGCCTCCACAGGACCTTCTGAAACGGGGCTATGAAGAAAAGGCCGAAAAGTCCTTTTGCTTTTACAAGAACTTATCGAAGGATCCAGCGCAACAGGCCGAAAATAAAGCTGAATTTGACATATTGCGAAATAAAGTTCTCGCCAGCGGCATAACTGAAAAGATTACTAGTGCTGATTTCT TTAACAAGGTCTCGGGAAAAGCATTTGGACTGATCGCCGTTTTGCTACTCTCCAATCAGATGTCGGGATCCTTTGCCATCTTCAACTATTCGTCGACCATCTTCGAGCAACTAGGTAGCAGGATGGAGCCCAATCTATGTGGCATATTTCTGGGTGTTGTGCAGATTTTTGGTTTGATCAGCGCCGTTTTGCTGGTGGACCGCGTGGGTCGTCGGCTCCTTTTGATCCCATCGCTGGCCGGAATGGGTTTGGctgagctgggagtgggtctGCTGAAGTCCTTTGCCTCGCAGGACTTTTTACACAACAATGGTTGGATTGCACTAACCCTAATGGGCATTGTGTCCTTCACGGCGTCAGCGGGCATAGTGGCTCTTACCTTTGTCATCATAGTTGAGCTTTTGCCCTTTAAG ATTCGCGCCCCTGGCATCTCCATCAGTATGTGCGGACTCAGTTTATCCGTATTCATTGCCCTCATCACTTATCCCGTCCTGATCAACGATTATGGAGTGCATATCACAATGTTTGTGTCAGCGAGTTTCTGTCTACTAGGTTTGGCAGTTCTGGGGATATTTTTGCCTGAGACCAGGGGCAAGAGCATTACCCAATGA
- the LOC6614220 gene encoding sugar transporter ERD6-like 6 isoform X4 — MQICSRRTRWQLLSTMILCMMSLTHGISLGWFSPTLPTLISDNSPIGHPIDISEVKWIGAAFGIGCLICNMLICVPVSYFGIKKCMYFVPLPNILNWILIYFASKSLYFYVCRVLLGFSGGTLVVCFPVFIAEVSDNSVRGTLGSFFMMTLCSGITVGFVLVYCLSYHVLPCVVIFLPILYLCLIIPLPEPPQDLLKRGYEEKAEKSFCFYKNLSKDPAQQAENKAEFDILRNKVLASGITEKITSADFYVGILCHLQLFVDHLRATR, encoded by the exons ATGCAAATCTGTAGCAGACGCACCCGCTGGCAGTTGCTTTCCACCATGATAC tgtgcATGATGTCGTTGACTCATGGGATATCCCTAGGATGGTTCTCGCCCACTCTGCCCACTCTCATCTCCGACAACAGTCCAATTGGCCATCCAATTGACATCAGCGAGGTGAAGTG GATCGGTGCTGCTTTTGGAATTGGGTGTCTGATTTGTAATATGCTAATTTGCGTCCCGGTCTCGTATTTCGGAATTAAGAAGTGCATGTACTTTGTGCCCCTACCAAATATC CTTAATTGGATCTTGATCTACTTCGCAAGCAAATCACTGTATTTTTATGTGTGCCGCGTCCTTTTGGGATTTTCTGGTGGCACTTTGGTGGTTTGCTTTCCTGTATTTATCGCGGAAGTATCTGATAATAG CGTTCGTGGAACTCTAGGCTCTTTTTTTATGATGACACTCTGTAGTGGTATCACAGTGGGATTTGTATTGGTCTATTGCCTATCCTACCATGTGCTTCCATGCGTCGTCATTTTCCTGCCAATTCTATATTTGTGCCTGATAATTCCGCTTCCTGAGCCTCCACAGGACCTTCTGAAACGGGGCTATGAAGAAAAGGCCGAAAAGTCCTTTTGCTTTTACAAGAACTTATCGAAGGATCCAGCGCAACAGGCCGAAAATAAAGCTGAATTTGACATATTGCGAAATAAAGTTCTCGCCAGCGGCATAACTGAAAAGATTACTAGTGCTGATTTCT ATGTCGGGATCCTTTGCCATCTTCAACTATTCGTCGACCATCTTCGAGCAACTAGGTAG